The following proteins are encoded in a genomic region of Burkholderia cepacia:
- a CDS encoding phage integrase family protein — translation MRNNVHGGALREIRARIALHTRSRARRAASLVETSQPEHARGLVRPQLIARLTAADVATCADLLTLIRKRRQRWYRAALYFGPPGAHLANHGP, via the coding sequence ATACGTAACAATGTCCACGGCGGGGCCCTGCGCGAGATCCGCGCTCGCATCGCTCTCCATACCCGAAGCAGGGCGCGGAGGGCTGCGAGTCTCGTTGAGACGTCGCAGCCCGAGCACGCTCGAGGGCTGGTTCGACCCCAGCTCATTGCGCGGCTCACGGCCGCCGACGTCGCTACGTGTGCCGATCTGCTCACCCTGATTCGCAAGCGGCGTCAGCGCTGGTATCGCGCGGCGCTGTACTTCGGCCCGCCCGGCGCGCACCTGGCAAACCACGGTCCGTGA